The region TATCCTCccaaaggaaggaggaaagtgGGGAGAAGGCGGCCAAGCTCGCATAGAGCCTGCTGAGCTCTCCCGGGGACTGCCCGGGGATCGCCTGGCACCCGAGCAAAGTTTCCCGAGCTCGGTCAAGAGACGGGAGGAGGCATGTGAGATCCTTCTCCTCCTAGCACACAGCCGGGGTTCCAGCCCCGGCCCTGCTGGGACTAGCCATGGCTTTGTCATCCCTGACTGAAGGGTGAAGAGGAGACCCGGGGCACCCACTCTCTCCATCGCCTGTCCCGGCTCCGCGCTCCAGCCCAGGTAAGCATCCTTCCCTTCCAGACACCGAGGCTCTCTCTGGCCCTGCTGGAGAGTTTCCCAGCACTTTGCCCAAGGAAAAAGTCTTGTGCTTCTCCTGATAGCTAAAGGgtgcgtgcatgtgtgtttgtgagTCTGCCCGCGTGCGGGGGGTGGTTATAGCTGTCTGACTGCAATTTCTGTTTGCTGATCACTGTCGTTATCTCGCTGTGCCATCACACCTCTAGAAGGGAGACTCATCTGGGGTCTGTCAAATATTTTGGTTGTGCTGCTGTGGTGAAACGGTGTGGAAGGATGACAGCTCAATCCCCCTCGCTACAACTAAGAGGGAAGCATGCTTAGCTGTGCATGTTGCTGGTGCAGCTGTTATGGCTTTAAATGATGCTCCTAAAATGCTGGCTGAATATGTCAGTATGCCCCTCGAGCTCTAGAAACTCTCAGAGCTATGAATGAAAGTGTCTGTTCCCCTGAGGTTATAGGGAGGGATGGATATTCCTCTGAAAGGAATCACTATAGCCTCTGGATTTCCATCACTGTAGCTCGGATATGCAGCATTTTTTGTGTAGCAGTGCTTGGCAGCAGTGCATTTCAAGTTAACATATTGTTTGGAGAAGAAACCCAGACTTTACCCAGTAAGAAAAGAACCTGTTTCACACAAAGAGCCCAAAGAGAACTTTGTCCTCTCCTGATGGAAAGGAAGTTGGTCATTTTTGAACCAGTTAACTTGGCTGAAGTGGAAGGGGGAAGGTAAAAGCTGCCAGATATCCTCAGGCAGGTCAGCAATGGGAGGCAAGCCATATCAGTGAGTTCTTGTGACTGCAGATGTGATGGAGAGGGAcccttctccccacagcatCAGCCTGTGCTCTAGGAGATGACAGGACAGCAAAGATGCTTCTGTTGTACGTGGCAATCAGAATAAAGATGGACTTTGTGTTGTTGCAGGATCTTATCAGGTGGGTGTAAGGCATCCTGtggctttggtttggtttttgctttatCCTCCACTGCTCTGCTGGCTTTCTCATCCCCATTTCATCTGGTTTCCCAACAGGAATCCCCTGTGTATAATCCCTGCTGGTTTATATGGAGATCAAGACAAGAATAAACAGTGATCCACTTTCCGAATGTTCCCAGTTCAAACACACTGTCTTCTATGTACTGTTGGTTACTCTGTGGTGTATGTGCAGGTCGTGTCCTAGCTCTGCAATGGTGCTGTCTTCTGAGTTCTTCTGTCCCCAAGCTGATGGGAGAGGTCCCCACTCCAGGCAGGGTTCCCCTTAGATTCTCCAGTGACTCTATTGCTTTCTGCTGGGAAAGGTCCATTACCCCATGTAGATGCTCCAAGCAACGAGGATGGGAaagaagttttgtcttggacaTAGCATGGCCAGAACCCTTATGGTGCAGCTATAGAAAGGGTGTAACAAGCCCCAGAACTGCTCACGTGGTTTAAATGAGATCTCAACTCCAGCTCTATTTTTGACTGCTCCAGTTAGCTCTGTCCCATGGTTCTGGGGATATCTCTATATACATAATGTGAACGAGGCAGATTTGGCTCCCTATGCTTTTCTTTGATGCCATCTCAGCAGGCTTGGTGGCTTTCTCCCTCAGTCAGCCCCAGGTGTTTTTATTCCCCATCTAAGGGTGTGCAACACAAACCCTTGGATTCACGTTGTTACAGCTTCACTCTTTGGGCAGTGTCACGGCCCTGGTGTTAGACCTGGACCTTTGAGCTGACAAGATGCATGTTTTACAGTCACAGATGTATCTGAAGAGGTTCAGGACCCTGGGTTTTGTCACACTGCCTGCTCTAGTCTCTGACCTTTTGTGCGGACTGATACTGATGCGTTCACAGACACCCAACCCAATGGGCCTCCGAGGATGATGGCTTCTGGCAAGCTACTCCTCAGTGCTTTAGCCACAGCCATTTATTTGCaaacttcctttcttccctctttgctTGCCAGGAGGCAGGTAGCTGCCATTGCCTGACCAGTCCCTTGGCCCTCCCTGGGAGCTGTCTGCCTGTCCTAGAGTGGCCAAAGGAACAGCTGGTGCCTGCTCCAGTCAAGCTACAGGGTGAGAGGTCTCTGTCCTTACATGCCACATCCCTATTTCTGTACTGTAGATCTGGTCCCCTCTCCTTCTGGGAAGTGGCCATGAATGCCTGGGAAGTTGATGGTGACTGTAGACACCCTGAGCCCAGCTGGATCATTCTCTCATGTCATCTGTCCTTCCAGAGTGGATCTCTGGTTCTCTTTTACCTTCTGGGGTGAGCTGTCCTTGGATGGGCTGCCCTGATTTATCATTGCCAGTGGTGCCTGGACAAGCCCTCttgtccccctcctcccctgttACAGCCTGGGGAGGTCAGTGAGGATTTTACCCAAGCTTAACCCCCTACACTCACGGGGCTgtaatgaagaacaaaaattgCCAGGCAGAAAAAATGAGCTACCAGGGACCATGCTGGGTGATATCGCTGCAGCCTTGAAAGCAGCCAGAAACCAGCACAGTCTCTTTGGAATGACTACAGGTGACTGCTGACAGATGTGATGGGCAACATGTTGAAGCTCCTCTGGAAAATCTCAGTGGGAGCATGACCTCTGGTCTCTGCCTTGCCTAGGAGCAGAGGCAGCCGGCTCGTTTGTGCATCCCGCTAGAGCTCAGCAGCTGTGATAGCTGCCTGGCTCTCCCAGGAGGGGGAATTCTTGCAGGGTGGAAGCAGGCGAGTGCTGAGGAGTCAGGAAAGAGAAACCTGGTGGAGTGAATATGTGATATGACTTAACCACGAGGAGTCGTGCGGTTCCCTGCCCAGCACTGTGCACTGGGAGGATGTATGGCAAAGCGAGGGGAAGAGCTACACTGGGGTATCTGCAGCCTCTGTGTGCCAAAGGTTCAGACTGGCATCGATAAGAGCTGGGCTGAGAactctgtatgtgtgtgtctaaCCAGAAGATGTTTTGCTGCTGGTCCAGAGCTGGTGAATGAGGCAGTCAGGGCTCCAGCTCACAGCAGTGTGCCAGGGTTCCCAGGCAGAACAAAAGGACACTGCTGGAGAAACGTTAGCTTGGCTAATGGAGAAAATGCCCTTTCTTATCTCGCACACACTCAATTCTCCTGAAAAATCTTACCCTACAGAGAGACTCATCCCCAGTCAGGCATCCCCACATGAGGAAGGATTTAATCATTTTGTGTGCCTGTCCCTGTCAGCTCCAGCTGGTGTCTCACTGAATAGGAACTTCATTGAAAGTTCACTGCTGCACTTCATTCAGGTCTAAACAAAAGCTTAAGCCAAAGAAATGAGATATGGCATCGGATAGAGCAGCAGAGAGCTTTGCCTCAGCTGGAGGTATGGGAAAATTTTATAACCTGGGAAACATGTTGAAAATGCCCGGCTGATCCTACTGGCATGTTTCAGGGTAGTGGGTgatggtttgtttggtttgggttttttgggtttagtttgtttttttttttttcaatttagtGGCTGCAGAGTGTTAATAGCACAACGGTGATTCTTGGCTCTTGTGGTAGAAACCTGTGTGGTATCAGTTTTCCCCTGGCAACCCTTTTGAAAGTGACTtgacagcagaggaaggaagaagctaGGGAGCCAGGCAGGAGAGTAGGAGAGAGCAGACCGCTATTGTTTGCAATCAGGCTGGGAAGGGAAATGCTCTCCTGCCTGTAAAATCAAAGGCATCACCAGCAAACTGCTGGCAATTTGGCTTCCGGCAATTTGGCTTCCCAGCGAAGTACAGCGAACACAAAGCCAATTCTTATCACATCCAATAATCTCCTCCTCCGATCTTCTCCAACAGAGAAGCTGCTGTTGTCAGTCAGGGCTATATATGTGTTCCTGCCTTCAGTCCGGGGCAGATATCACAGAGGGTTTTTTCCGGCTTCATCATTTCAGTTTCCATGAATCTCCATCCAGGAGCTGGTGTTGCTTGGGCATGAACCTTGCACAGGTTTGGTTTTACAGTTGCTGAAGCAAACAAGCTGTGGGTGATGACAAACACTGTGAGACCAGCTACTGCTCAAATGGCTCTGGGCCATCACATGCCCACATTCACTTGGACATCATCCGTCTGGATGGCAAAGGGCATTGAGCACACTGAGCTCAGCACTCCAGCTGGAGACTGACTGGACATGACCACCAAGGAGAGGGAGAGCCCAGACTTGTGAGCAGACTTGGTTTTGTACTTAATTGTTGGTGCCAGCAAACTTGGAGAAGATGCTGATCACCTTGAATGGTGAGAGAAAGGTGCCTTTTGTTCCTTGCTCTAACATTTGcatgcttttctgttcttctctagGGATTTCAAGGcaccaggagagcagagctAGCCTTCTCAACACAGTGCACAATCCGTGACAACTGAAGTGACCTCTGAGATTCATCTCAACATGTTCAGTGAAAAGAGCAGTGCCTCTTTGTCCCAGAAACCCATCCAGAAAAAGACACGACCTCAAggcctcccctcccctgctctctgctgtgcttGTGGACTTTGCATCATGCTAGCAGGGATCAACATCACTTTAGTGGGAGCATTTGCCTTTGGGACCTTCCTCCCCGTGAACAACCCTCCCATCATCATCGGACCCATCTTACTGGTGGTGGCCTTCACGTTCTTTGGTGCCTGCTGCATCTGCAGCCGAAGGCCCCCAGCTCATGGGGCCAGGAAATCTAAACCAGGTTCCAACATTGGGCTCATCAAACCTGGCAACACAGCCTTTGAAATTGAAACTAGTGAGCACACAGTGCAGGATACCACTGCTGTTCAGCTGAGCCCCACAAATTCCCCCATCTCCTCGAAAAAGTCCACACCAGTCCACGAGAACGCGAAGACTTGCAAGCTCTTCACCATGGAAGGCAACGGGCCGGTGGCCAAGTACACCACAGGAGGAGAGGCAATACAGCTCAACTTGCCCAGGGACCTGGCCGCATCCTAAAGCCAGGCCGAGCTTTTGTTAGCAGCCAGCCAGACGCTGCAATGGGTGGGCTGGAAATTCGTGATATACCATCAGTCAGAGGTGTGGAGAAGGTGCTTGTGAAAAGCCAGCAGACAGTGTCTCTGAGTCAATTTAAGGAAGGTGGatgcaacagcagaaaaattccAGATTTTTGCTGAAAGGAACATGCCCATTATGTGGCTTTAGAAAGAGAATTGATAAAGATGTTGCTGTGAAAGGATGACTCTCGGTTCCTGGGAATACACTGGCTTTATGGGGAGCAGATAGAAAGAGGGGAATTAATTTGTCTAGCATAATGTGGAAATGTGATGGCTGGAAGAAGGGGCTACACGGGTCTGACAAATGACGctctttcttctcagaagtGAAGCAATTCTTGAACTTAAAAGAAGCAGGAATACAGTAAATTACAGCTTGCTGCCACTCAGTCACAAGaagatttcagcatttttagtGCCAGGCTTTTTGGCAGTAGGGACAAAGCTATGTGTTTGCTATTGAAAAAGCAGTGTGGAACAATCTCCCCTCCCTTGAAAATCCTTGTCCGATCTTTACCACCCATTATAAGAGACAGTGAATCACAAGGATCACAATTAGCACTGgtattttcctcttattttaatTGGGTTgggctgcagctgtgctgctcagtGCCATACCTATCTTGGAAGGTCAGTCAGGCCGAATCCTTGGGGACAAGCTCTTGGAGTAGCCAGAGATTGACAGGAGCCTGCAAATTAAATCTTTGGGCAATGATGATGTACTGAGCGCTAGGTAGGTTCCTCTCCATCTTTTTGTGGAAGGCTGGCCTGAAACAACCATCAGCTTGGGGCAGAGGGGGAATAACTGTATGAGCTTCAGCATAGCTGTGCTGGAAGATGGTGACTATATCTCCTTCCCTGAAGTGGCTGCAAGACCCATTACACAGAGTGGGTAATCAGGATTGGATCTCCTTGCTGCAGGAAACTGGCTGCTCAACATACTCATGGGCTTGCAAAGCAATGGGGTGAGTTTGCAGAAGAGAATTTATCAACAGCTGTTGAACTCAAAGACACCTCTGCCTCAGAAAGACCATGATCTGATGGATAAATGCTACAAAGGCTTTGTGTTCTTCCCTGGGCAACCCTGGCTGGGAAGATGGTGCTGTGGTAATGGGCCCTTGCTCTGACTCCTGTAGAGGCTGTTCACACGTTTTATGAGATGGCACCAGTGTGGGGAAGGACAGCTGTGCTAGGCAGGGCCAGTATGTGGGGAGGCAGCAGTAGGAGAGTGGATTTTGAGTAGGAATGGCTGCATAGGTTTTCTGTTTATGGAAATCCTGTATTTGAATGGGGACTTTGACTGACTAGCAAGTCATATGGACACAAGAGTGACCATACCAGATCATTCCAAAGGCCCAGCAAGCCCAGCAACCCATTTCAGACAAGTCCAAGAGCAAGGTCTGGAGAAGAGCATAAAGACGGGGCAAAACCAGGGTGTTGCTTGCCTAACGTGCTGTCCCAGCACCCAATGCGCTATTGCTTAGGAGCTTCCTGAGATGGAAGTGGTGTCTGTATTTAGTAGCCCTGAATGGATTTCTTCTTCATTAAATATGCACCTTGAATATCTGTCAAGTTTCGTCATTTGTGATCCTGCAGCAGGGAGTTTCACAGTTTAATGAGAGGCTGTAAAGTTCTCTATTCTTGGCTTATTGTCATCCTGCACCGTCCTAATTGCCTTTGATGTCCCAAATTTCCTGGATTAGAAGGGCCAGCAAACAGCCCACACCATTCAGGTTTTCTGGGGTCTTTGTCATGTTTCCTTCAGTCATCTCTTTCTTATAGTACTTCACATCTCTTGTGGACAGAGGAAGGTGATGTTTCCCATTCAGCCCAGCATCAGCAGTTTGCTGAGGGCAACACATCCCTGAGGCTTTAGCCAGCAGAGACGTGTGTATGGAGAGGTGAGAGGGATGAAGGGGAAACActggaagaaagggagagactGGGACATGGCCAAGGCCATGCTGCATGACCAGGCTGTGAGGGCCTATGGCTGGTGTGCTGGGTTAAGTGATGGCACATGGGGtcatggaggagctggagagaagAGTCATGGTGCTGTACAGTTCATGCATAAGGTCCTAGTTGCGCTGGGGAGCTGCTGTACAGCCCATGGCCCCTTCATGAGCTGGGGTAGGATAAGGTTGAGTTTCATTCCTTGACAAGAGTGAATCAAATGCTCTGTCTTCATGTGGATCCTCCTTGAGTGCTCCAACAGTTTGCTGCCTTGAACAGCTCCTTCTACATCGAGCAATTACATCAGTGTGATTTTAGTAGGGCTGGTCTACTGGCTAGGAGGGGCAGAAGCAGGCTTGGGAGAAGGACATTTGTGTTGGCCTGATAAGATATGGAATCAAGTCTTTGGTACAGCCTCCAGGTCCTGGGCAAATCATTTAATTGCGCTCAACTTCCTGCCTGTGTAGGAAGGAAAATACCTGCTCCCATCTCCACTTAAAGCTGCTTTAAAGATGAACACATTGCCAAGCAGCAGGATTGGTATTAGCACACCTGAGCCTGGAGATTGCTGGAAGGTGGATGAGTCTGTATAGTCTGATCTCTGCACGATCTCCTTTAGAGCTCATTTTCATGGGTGAGCTCTGGCTCCAGCACCGGCTGCCCTTCGGCACACAGGAACTGCTGTACGGAACAAAAGGCTCCCAGGATTTTTGCCTGCTGGTGATTACTGTAACAATTAAACAGAATGGCTTGCTGTCTTAGGTTTGATTCCCAGCTTGCTGGCTCACCAGCCTTTTGGAATAGCACACAACAGGCTGGAAGTCCTTTAGAGGCATTGCCCGCATGAATAAGGTgactgctgcatttttctttgagcaCTTGGAGccaaaaaaatagtaaaattaagTGGTAACCATACAAGTCCTTCCTGTACTCACTGAAGGCTTGAAAACCAAGTCTGGGGGTGTGTACTGGAATCAGTCCTTACTGTACCTGCACCGTGAAATGCTACCACTGATGGATCATACAATGGCAGATACCATAGAAGTCGAAGGCGCAGGTCCTTTGGGCAGGAACGGGGACAGAAGCAGGACTTTGAGGGCCAGCTAGGAGTTTAGTGTGGTTCACACTTGCGTTGTGGCATCACAGCCAGTACTATACAGGGAACCCCAATGCAGCCCCGGGACCTGGTGCATCCTGTGCTGCACACGCAGGTCAATGTAAAGTCGGTGTTGCTCTGGCAGTTGGCACCCTTGGGACCCAAGAGATGACAACCAGCAGAGATGGCACCTGACCGAGCAGAGGTGTAGGACCAGTGAGATGCTGATCTCCTGGCGTGGTGGGTCTGTACACCAAATTGTGACCCTAACTGCCTGCCTGCACGGCAGGGTGGGCATGGGAACATCTGCTGCCTTCCGAAGCATAAATGccctgcttttgcctttttctgtgttttgggatTTCCATGTCTGCTTGTCTGTCCGCCTCCGTGATTGACCGTGACTAATATTGTTGTGAACCTTGTGCCTTCTTGTGTAGCGGGACACAGGGAGAGTTTCTTGTTCTCCAAGTCAGTGTTTCTGGTGtgagtctttttttaaattactatgtgtgtgtgtgcaatgtGGAATTTGGAAAAGACAGAcccattaaaataattgcactCAGTAAACATGTGGCCTGCCTGCTCTTTCACTCTACCAGCCACCTTCTCCCTTACCCTGGGACTGTGTATGCCCCAAGGCTGCCTGTGTTCATTTTACTTCGTGTTTCTCACTCTACTGCTTCATTTTCCAGCCAGTGCAACTAGCTGCAAGGAAAAAGCATCCCTAAGAGTTCATGCTGCCTGTTGAATGCCGTTGCTCCTTGAAGCCCTGGTTACCTAAACACTACTCCCACCGCAGACTCCCACTATCATTGCTTTGGCTAACACAAGAATAGCCCaatttagccttttttttcctgcttgtgtGCGTTAACCCCCAGATGTGTACCTGAACAGGCCAGATGTGAATTGTGGGCCTCTGGTTTATCAGGGACACGGGAGGAGCAGATTTGTGGGCTGGGGTGGGTGAGGACTGTGGGCTGTTTGGCATTCAACCTCTCCGATGATAAAGGACTGGACTGGATTATTTTAGTTGATCCTCCCCAGTCCTGGGTATATATGGTGTTTAATTTATGGTGCGGGTAAGGGGTGGAAGCTGTATccgtgtgtgtttgtgtgtgtctaGGATTGGTGCCATCAcctttccctgctccttctGGGCTTAGCCCAACATGGTCTCTTGGAGATGAGTCAAGGAGGGATAGCACAGCGAGAATAAAGAGGATTTGAGAGCCTTGCAAATTCACCTCGTCAAAGGGCTTCCCTCCCATGTGCAGCCAAGTGATTTGAGACGAGACGAAATCTCTCCGTTCCAGGCAGGCTGGCTGGTTAAAGACCTGGGAAATGAGCTGGCTAAGAAGGCTCCACTGACAATGCGTGTAAAATGAAAACCTGCTCCCttcaggaaggatttttttgccCATTAGGAAGAACTCCCTggaagggtttttcttttttaaaagtgggaccagagagaaaagcagagaggagggtCTGCTGAGCACCCACCGCTGCCCTGCTGGACTTGCAGCCCGTAGCACTCCTGCCATGGCAGCTGCCCAGCACCGAGCTGGACCGTGAGCTTCTCTATTCATCtgcaagaataaaacaaaaacattacatGGAATGTAATTAGCTTTTTTCTAATTCCCAGCCCAAATTTATTCATGGctagtttatttccttttatcctTGTGCCAACAATGGCTTTTAACCAAGATACCTTTTGGCCTCCTGGAAATTTGTATTCCTGAAACATTTTAGATTTGTTGCAAATTTCCTAGACCTTCCCTTTCATTAGGCTGAGCTGGCTGACCGCTTCCATCCTTCCCTCCTGTGAAATGCTCACCCTTCTCCAGAAGCCCTCACCTCCCTCTCTGGCCTGTCACTCTGATTTTGGCTCAGGAGTTCCATGAATGCTCATGAACTGCCAGTCTTTTGCAGGACTTGAAGTCCACAGCAAAGGTACAAACCTTCCAGGTCTCTCTTGTGCAAGAAATGGGGCATTTTTCCCTGGACTAGtcctggaagaggaaaaacaaatccatgaaagagcagaaatatccatgaaaatgtgaaaattccATTTGCAAAGTCcctctgttaaaaaaagaaaaaaattaaaaatgagcttttatGTCATTAGTTTCCAGTGAGTCCATAGCAAATGTGCTCAACTTAGAGGTTGAAAGGCTAGTTTTCTCCAACTGCTCAGCCGAGCTTTCAGCATCCGTGGGAGAGACCCTCAGATGGACTAAGGATATGGAGCATCTCCTCTGGCATTGTCCTACACCATCTGCTCTCTCACActtgatgtttttcattttaatatcaaTTTAAAACTCTTGGAGACCGGCTCCATGCAGTGGTGGCCAGTTTGGGGGCTTCTGCTGTCCCAGCTGCCCCCAGTGCTGACCCAGGGAGCTCCAACATGGAGGAGACCACTGGTCTCACCCAGGTTCACAGTGAGCCACTGGGCTGCAGAAGACAGCTGGACCATCAGGGCTGGTCAGCAAGGATTGCTCCTTACAGGCTCATTTCTGTGGCTTTGTTCAATCTAATCTACAAAGTCTGTGGAGAGGAGATTTCGCCATTTCTATCAGCAAACCTCCTGCTATTTGTAATCACTCTCGGTCTCTCTCTTTGGGACCTGCACATGCTGACATGGCTTTGAATTCTCAGAGCACAGAGAGTGTCAGGGCTGGAAGGACAGATTATATGTTTCAAGGCATCCTTGCATACAAAGAGTCCCCAGGAGTTTTTCCAGGGAGCGCATTTTCATCAGGAAATTCTGATTTCTTGAAATTGGCCTGTCCTGAGAAGACACTGGTTCTCATGGTGcttttgccaggaaaaaaacttcCCAGGTTCCAGATGAAATTTCTGATCCAAACACTTGAGAATTGCTTTATCATCCAATCCTCCAGGCACCCCTAAAATAAGATCTTGCCGGGCTGTGCCACCACGAGGACCAAACTACAAAGGCAGCTTTGGAGCTACAGTCCCTTACCAGACCTCCTGCATTCAGTCGGGTCCAAGAAGCCAGATCTCTCTGCACCAGTGCTTTTAATAAGCCGTGCCTCCAGAGATTTGTGTACCCTCCTAAAACCATCGCAGGAGGTCTCTCCTGCTGAAATCTTTGCTGGAGTTTCTGGCATCAATCTGCTGTGACAGTGAACACAGCTTCGTATGTGGCTCTCTGGCCTGGTGCCAGACGGATATTTGATGAAGTTTGCTATAAagtcagacagaaaaatgatttcttttgctGGCACATAGGCAGAAAAGACGCTTCTTTTGGAGACAAATCCTCCTCTGTTGTTATCTTGGTATGAGAAATCAGTATGATCTGTGGTTCATCTGTTTATCTCCAGCTGAGCCAGGCAAACATGATGCTGTTGTTAGGTGCTGGTCCTCCCTCTCCCATTGCAAGCGGCTGGTGCTCCATCCCGTTCGCTGTCTCTGGGGCTCTGCACTCT is a window of Balearica regulorum gibbericeps isolate bBalReg1 chromosome 8, bBalReg1.pri, whole genome shotgun sequence DNA encoding:
- the TMEM275 gene encoding transmembrane protein 275; amino-acid sequence: MFSEKSSASLSQKPIQKKTRPQGLPSPALCCACGLCIMLAGINITLVGAFAFGTFLPVNNPPIIIGPILLVVAFTFFGACCICSRRPPAHGARKSKPGSNIGLIKPGNTAFEIETSEHTVQDTTAVQLSPTNSPISSKKSTPVHENAKTCKLFTMEGNGPVAKYTTGGEAIQLNLPRDLAAS